In Triticum aestivum cultivar Chinese Spring chromosome 5B, IWGSC CS RefSeq v2.1, whole genome shotgun sequence, the following proteins share a genomic window:
- the LOC123111957 gene encoding serine/threonine-protein kinase RIPK: MAAKSWNPFSCCVAGGRVADDDDDCRRRIGRRGKGCPRSSSRMSFKSLSSSGTLSPEDLSITLSGSNLHAFTYAELRAATGSFSRANYLGCGGFGPVYKGDVDDKLRPGLAAQPVAVKYLDLDCGTQGHKEWLAEVFFLGQLRHKNLVKLIGYCYEDEHRMLVYEFMSGESLEKHLFKSTNGSLPWMTRMKIAVGAAKGLAFLHDADPPVIYRDFKASNILLDSDYNTKLSDFGLAKDGPQGDATHVTTRVMGTHGYAAPEYIMTGHLTAKSDVYSFGVVLLELLSGLRSVDRARRLREQNLVEWARPYLKRSDRLYKVMDPALECQYSCKGAEVAALVAYKCLSQNPKSRPTMREVVKALEPVLGMEDFFPVGPFVFTVIVEEDKVVDMKVEVEEKHQHPRQNHQDRHRQKYPDSAIHAGIVLRRGDGLITGFTGAQRR, translated from the exons ATGGCCGCGAAATCTTGGAACCCGTTCTCGTGCTGCGTCGCCGGTGGCAGAGtggcggacgacgacgacgactgcaGGCGGCGGATCGGGCGGAGGGGGAAAGGCTGCCCGAGGTCGTCGTCGAGGATGTCGTTCAAGAGCCTCAGCTCGTCGGGGACGCTGTCCCCGGAGGACCTGTCGATCACGCTGTCCGGCTCCAACCTGCACGCCTTCACCTACGCCGAGCTCCGTGCGGCGACCGGGAGCTTCTCGCGCGCCAATTACCTCGGTTGCGGCGGCTTCGGCCCGGTCTACAAAGGCGACGTCGACGACAAGCTCCGACCCGGGCTGGCCGCGCAGCCCGTCGCCGTCAAGTACCTCGACCTGGACTGCGGCACGCAGGGCCACAAGGAGTGGCTG GCTGAGGTTTTCTTCCTTGGGCAACTGAGGCACAAGAACCTGGTGAAATTGATCGGCTACTGCTACGAGGACGAGCACCGGATGCTGGTCTACGAGTTCATGAGCGGCGAGAGCCTGGAGAAGCACCTCTTCAAGA GTACCAATGGCTCTCTCCCGTGGATGACAAGGATGAAGATCGCTGTCGGCGCGGCCAAGGGCCTTGCCTTTCTCCACGATGCCGACCCGCCGGTGATCTACCGCGACTTCAAGGCCTCCAACATCTTGCTCGACTCG GATTACAACACCAAGTTGTCCGACTTCGGGCTGGCCAAGGATGGGCCTCAGGGCGACGCGACACACGTGACAACACGTGTCATGGGGACGCATGGTTATGCAGCGCCAGAGTACATCATGACAGGCCACTTGACCGCCAAGAGCGATGTATATAGCTTTGGTGTGGTGCTCCTGGAGCTCCTCTCTGGGCTGCGATCAGTGGACCGTGCACGGCGACTCAGGGAACAGAACCTGGTCGAGTGGGCTAGACCATACCTCAAGCGCTCTGACAGGTTGTATAAAGTCATGGACCCAGCTCTCGAGTGCCAATACTCATGCAAAGGCGCCGAGGTGGCAGCACTGGTGGCATACAAGTGTCTCAGCCAGAACCCAAAGTCTAGGCCCACCATGAGGGAGGTGGTCAAGGCCCTCGAGCCCGTCCTCGGCATGGAAGACTTCTTCCCTGTGGGCCCATTTGTGTTCACAGTCATTGTGGAGGAGGACAAGGTAGTGGACATGAAGGTGGAGGTCGAGGAGAAGCACCAGCACCCACGCCAGAACCATCAAGACAGGCACCGGCAGAAGTACCCCGACTCAGCAATCCATGCCGGCATTGTGCTCCGCCGCGGCGATGGGCTCATTACCGGATTCACCGGTGCACAGCGGCGGTAA